The following are from one region of the Hydrogenimonas sp. SS33 genome:
- a CDS encoding nucleotidyltransferase domain-containing protein — translation MTKKEILEYLQQRYPVLQERYGVTAIGFFGSYARDEATEKSDIDIFVEMPPKLSSLVAVKEMIEKDLDKPVDLVRLWDRMNPYLKRRIEREGIRVLR, via the coding sequence ATGACGAAAAAAGAGATTCTTGAGTATCTCCAGCAGCGCTATCCCGTTTTGCAGGAACGATACGGAGTGACTGCTATCGGCTTTTTCGGCAGTTATGCCCGTGATGAAGCGACGGAGAAGAGCGACATAGACATTTTTGTAGAAATGCCTCCCAAACTCTCTTCTCTGGTGGCGGTGAAAGAGATGATCGAAAAGGATCTCGACAAACCCGTCGATCTCGTTCGGCTCTGGGACCGTATGAATCCCTATCTCAAACGTCGCATTGAAAGAGAGGGTATCCGTGTCTTACGATAA